One window of Gemmatimonadaceae bacterium genomic DNA carries:
- the fdhF gene encoding formate dehydrogenase subunit alpha — MPTLTINGASVHAAEGTTILDAARAASIDIPTLCWYPKLPTVGSCRICLVSVEGSAKLLPACATAAAAGMVVTTESDAAVANRRSVLSLLLERYPVEHIPADGARNEFEALVRRYQVPAARHAALPLRRGDHRIADPMILHDMSTCILCTRCVRACEDIQVVGVLEVAQRGEHAEIVVGAHGHPELAGCTWCGECVRVCPTGAIHDILPHAKFRHDPAVHPERTVRSVCPYCGVGCQIDLQVRHNDVVRVTSPWIEEETPNQGSLCVKGRFGTDFVLHRDRLTTPLIRRGWRRGADGAWTFDAAADGAAQWPRRSGPWESIRLEGPRTKHRPQTNPLRKHHAPESPLGDPRDRVATPASWYEPFREATWEEALELTAQQLARVRDAHGSDALATFQSAKCSNEENYVLQKLFRAGIGTNNVDHCTRLCHSSSVSAMQRALSTSAASGSMREVEHESDVIFILGANTTESHPVFGAAIKRAVKRGATLIVADPRRIELAARAKIHLQMVPGTDVALLNAMLHHILGRGLEDRAFIAARTHGFESVRAAVQPYTPEAAEAITGVSAELIRRAAEAYARGPRSSTLWAMGLTQHHTGTDIVTSLLNLMLSCGMIGAWGKAMIPIRGQNNVQGASDMGAVPFAYTDYQRVDDPAVRAMYAEVWGIDPERLSLKVGRKVTQIVGAESPVRAMYIMGENPIISDPDVSHAEEWFRDLEFLAVHDIFLTETARYADVVLPGAAFAEKTGTFANTERRVQLFEKAIDPPGQARADLDILLDLSRRLGVPAPYTESAGVQDEIARVTPTLRGVSHARLREHRGGLQYPVPDATHMGTAFLFEDQFPTPDGRATLVPVEYLPPAELPDAEYPFFLNTGRQMYHWHTGTMTRRSTALDSRESTPTIELNPADASALGVADGEEVLVTSRRAQIRIAVRVSERVARHQVFVPMHYREAAANLLTNPALDPHAHIPEFKVCAVHIEKAPVPAGVGS; from the coding sequence GTGCCAACGCTGACGATCAACGGCGCGTCCGTGCATGCCGCCGAGGGAACGACGATCCTCGACGCCGCGCGCGCCGCGTCCATCGACATCCCGACGCTGTGCTGGTATCCGAAGCTTCCGACGGTCGGCAGCTGCCGCATCTGCCTCGTGTCCGTCGAGGGATCGGCCAAGCTGCTGCCGGCGTGCGCGACGGCCGCCGCCGCGGGGATGGTGGTCACCACCGAGTCGGACGCGGCCGTGGCCAACCGGCGCAGCGTGCTCTCGCTCCTGCTCGAGCGCTACCCGGTGGAGCACATCCCCGCGGACGGAGCGCGCAACGAGTTCGAGGCGCTGGTCCGCCGCTACCAGGTGCCGGCGGCGCGGCACGCCGCCCTGCCGCTGCGGCGCGGCGATCACCGCATCGCCGACCCGATGATCCTGCACGACATGAGCACCTGCATCCTGTGCACGCGCTGCGTGCGCGCGTGCGAGGACATCCAGGTGGTGGGCGTGCTGGAAGTGGCGCAGCGCGGCGAGCACGCGGAGATCGTCGTCGGGGCGCACGGACATCCCGAGCTCGCCGGCTGCACGTGGTGCGGCGAGTGCGTGCGCGTCTGTCCCACGGGGGCCATCCACGACATCCTGCCGCACGCGAAGTTCCGGCACGATCCCGCGGTGCATCCCGAGCGCACCGTGCGCTCGGTCTGCCCGTACTGCGGCGTCGGGTGCCAGATCGACTTGCAGGTGCGGCACAACGACGTGGTGCGGGTAACGAGTCCGTGGATCGAGGAAGAGACGCCCAACCAGGGCTCGCTGTGCGTGAAGGGACGTTTCGGCACCGACTTCGTGCTGCATCGCGACCGCCTGACGACGCCGCTGATTCGCCGCGGCTGGCGGCGTGGCGCCGACGGCGCGTGGACGTTCGACGCGGCGGCCGACGGCGCGGCCCAGTGGCCGCGCCGCAGCGGCCCGTGGGAGAGCATCCGGCTCGAGGGGCCCAGGACCAAGCATCGCCCGCAGACGAATCCGCTGCGCAAGCACCACGCGCCGGAGAGCCCGCTTGGCGATCCGCGCGACCGGGTGGCCACGCCCGCGTCGTGGTACGAGCCGTTCCGCGAGGCGACGTGGGAGGAGGCGCTGGAACTCACCGCGCAGCAGCTGGCGCGGGTGCGCGACGCCCACGGATCCGACGCGCTGGCGACGTTCCAGAGCGCCAAGTGCTCCAACGAGGAGAACTACGTCCTGCAGAAGCTGTTCCGGGCCGGCATCGGCACGAACAACGTGGACCACTGCACGCGGCTGTGCCATTCGAGTTCGGTGAGCGCCATGCAGCGTGCGCTGAGCACGAGTGCCGCCTCGGGATCGATGCGCGAAGTGGAGCACGAGTCGGACGTGATCTTCATCCTCGGCGCCAACACCACCGAGAGCCACCCGGTCTTCGGCGCGGCGATCAAGCGCGCGGTGAAGCGCGGGGCGACGCTCATCGTTGCCGACCCGCGGCGCATCGAGCTGGCGGCGCGCGCCAAGATCCACCTGCAGATGGTGCCGGGCACCGACGTGGCGCTGCTGAATGCGATGCTGCATCACATCCTCGGCCGGGGACTCGAGGACAGGGCGTTCATTGCCGCGCGCACGCACGGCTTCGAGTCGGTGCGCGCCGCGGTACAGCCGTACACCCCCGAAGCGGCGGAGGCCATCACCGGCGTGAGCGCCGAGCTCATTCGGCGCGCCGCGGAGGCATATGCGCGGGGGCCGCGGTCGAGCACGCTCTGGGCGATGGGGCTGACGCAGCACCACACGGGGACGGACATCGTGACCTCGCTGCTGAACCTGATGCTCTCGTGCGGGATGATCGGGGCGTGGGGGAAGGCGATGATCCCGATCCGCGGGCAGAACAACGTGCAGGGCGCCAGCGACATGGGGGCGGTGCCGTTCGCGTACACGGACTACCAGCGGGTCGATGATCCGGCGGTGCGCGCGATGTACGCCGAAGTGTGGGGCATCGACCCCGAGCGGCTCTCGCTGAAGGTCGGCCGCAAGGTGACGCAGATCGTCGGCGCCGAGTCGCCGGTGCGCGCCATGTACATCATGGGCGAGAACCCGATCATCTCCGATCCGGACGTCTCCCATGCCGAGGAGTGGTTCCGCGACCTCGAGTTCCTGGCGGTGCACGACATCTTCCTCACGGAGACGGCGCGTTACGCCGACGTGGTGCTGCCCGGGGCGGCATTTGCGGAGAAGACCGGCACGTTCGCCAACACGGAGCGCCGCGTGCAGCTCTTCGAGAAGGCGATCGATCCGCCGGGGCAGGCCCGCGCGGACCTCGACATCCTGCTCGACCTCTCGCGCCGCCTGGGCGTGCCGGCGCCCTACACCGAAAGCGCCGGCGTGCAGGACGAAATCGCGAGGGTCACCCCCACCCTGCGCGGCGTGTCGCATGCGCGACTGCGGGAGCACCGGGGCGGCCTGCAATACCCGGTCCCCGACGCCACGCACATGGGAACGGCCTTTCTCTTCGAAGACCAGTTCCCCACCCCCGATGGGCGTGCGACGCTGGTGCCGGTGGAGTACCTGCCGCCGGCGGAGCTGCCGGACGCGGAGTATCCGTTCTTCCTGAACACCGGCCGCCAGATGTACCACTGGCACACGGGAACGATGACGCGGCGGTCGACGGCGCTCGACTCGCGGGAGAGCACCCCGACCATCGAACTCAACCCGGCCGACGCGTCGGCGCTGGGCGTGGCCGACGGCGAGGAGGTGCTGGTGACCTCGCGCCGCGCGCAGATCCGGATTGCCGTGCGCGTGAGTGAACGCGTGGCCCGGCATCAGGTTTTCGTCCCGATGCATTATCGGGAGGCGGCGGCCAACCTCCTGACCAACCCTGCCCTCGACCCGCACGCGCACATTCCCGAGTTCAAGGTGTGTGCGGTGCACATCGAGAAGGCGCCGGTGCCAGCCGGCGTCGGGAGCTAG
- a CDS encoding SDR family oxidoreductase, which produces MDLGLRGKVALVGGASQGLGRAVAEELAAEGCDVAIVARNADRLHAVAEELQQRFNVRAIALVADLSTPGAPAACVQRAAEVLGRVDIVVANAGGPPATKVESATGAQFAAALRLNLLASIELAQAALPGMRERKWGRVIFMTSFAAKQPQPDLLLSNTARAGLLGFAKTMANEVAADGVLVNTVLPGHFDTARAAELARMRAARDGRPVEELLAARAAHVPVKRVGDPREMAAVVAFLASERASFVTGTAIQVDGGQTAGLL; this is translated from the coding sequence ATGGATCTCGGATTGCGCGGCAAGGTGGCGCTGGTCGGCGGCGCCTCACAGGGACTGGGACGTGCCGTGGCGGAGGAACTGGCCGCCGAGGGGTGCGACGTCGCGATCGTGGCGCGCAATGCCGATCGCCTGCACGCCGTGGCGGAGGAACTGCAGCAACGCTTCAACGTGCGGGCCATCGCGCTCGTGGCCGATCTCTCCACGCCGGGCGCCCCCGCGGCGTGCGTGCAGCGCGCCGCCGAGGTGCTGGGGCGCGTGGACATCGTGGTGGCCAACGCGGGCGGCCCGCCGGCGACGAAAGTCGAGAGCGCGACCGGCGCGCAGTTTGCCGCGGCGCTGCGGCTCAACCTGCTGGCGTCCATCGAGCTGGCGCAGGCGGCGCTGCCGGGGATGCGCGAACGGAAGTGGGGGCGCGTGATCTTCATGACCTCGTTCGCGGCCAAGCAGCCGCAGCCGGACCTGCTGCTGTCGAACACCGCGCGCGCCGGGCTGCTGGGATTTGCCAAGACGATGGCCAACGAGGTGGCCGCCGACGGGGTGCTGGTGAACACGGTGCTGCCGGGCCATTTCGACACCGCGCGCGCCGCGGAGCTGGCGCGCATGCGCGCGGCGCGCGACGGCCGGCCGGTGGAAGAGCTGCTGGCGGCGCGCGCCGCGCACGTGCCGGTGAAGCGCGTCGGCGATCCGCGCGAGATGGCCGCCGTGGTCGCCTTCCTGGCGTCGGAGCGCGCAAGCTTCGTCACCGGCACGGCGATCCAGGTGGATGGCGGACAAACCGCGGGATTACTTTAG
- the tdh gene encoding L-threonine 3-dehydrogenase, which produces MKALVKESPTAGFVLKDVPVPSIRDNEVLIKVSRAGVCGTDVHIHEWDDWARNRCKPPFTVGHEFAGVVVEVGKLVTDVHLNDRVTAEGHIVCGRCHLCRTGNSHVCPNTKIIGVDRDGCFAEFIAMPAGNVWHLDDNIPFEIGGIHDPMGNAFHTALTAEIPGNTVLITGCGPIGIFAVGICVAAGASCVIASDVNPRRLELARAMGAHHAVHPDQVAATVKAATDGLGVDVVLEMAGVPAAVHQAFKEVRVGGRVQMLGIPAKPMEMNLATEIIFKGVTVYGVVGRRMYDTWIQMTQFLRSGKFDPTPVITHRFPLEQHAEAIRVIKSGEAGKVVFEIS; this is translated from the coding sequence GTGAAAGCGCTCGTCAAAGAATCCCCCACGGCGGGATTTGTCCTCAAGGATGTCCCGGTTCCCTCCATCCGCGACAATGAAGTCCTGATCAAGGTTTCGCGTGCCGGCGTCTGCGGCACCGACGTCCACATTCACGAGTGGGACGACTGGGCGCGCAATCGCTGCAAGCCGCCGTTCACCGTCGGCCACGAGTTCGCCGGCGTCGTGGTGGAAGTCGGCAAGCTCGTCACCGATGTGCACCTCAACGACCGCGTGACGGCCGAGGGACACATCGTCTGCGGCCGCTGCCACCTGTGCCGCACGGGAAACTCGCACGTCTGCCCCAACACGAAGATCATCGGCGTGGACCGCGACGGATGCTTCGCCGAGTTCATCGCCATGCCGGCCGGCAACGTCTGGCACCTCGATGACAACATCCCCTTCGAGATCGGGGGCATCCATGACCCGATGGGGAACGCCTTCCACACCGCGCTGACGGCCGAGATTCCCGGCAACACGGTGCTGATCACCGGCTGCGGGCCGATTGGCATCTTCGCCGTCGGGATCTGCGTCGCGGCCGGCGCCAGCTGCGTGATCGCGAGTGACGTGAATCCGCGGCGGCTGGAACTGGCGCGCGCCATGGGGGCGCACCATGCGGTGCACCCCGACCAGGTGGCCGCGACGGTCAAGGCAGCGACGGACGGCCTGGGGGTTGACGTCGTGCTGGAGATGGCGGGCGTCCCCGCGGCGGTGCACCAGGCGTTCAAGGAAGTGCGCGTGGGCGGACGAGTGCAGATGCTCGGCATTCCCGCGAAGCCGATGGAGATGAACCTGGCCACCGAAATCATCTTCAAGGGCGTCACCGTCTACGGGGTCGTCGGCCGCCGCATGTACGACACCTGGATCCAGATGACGCAGTTCCTGCGTTCCGGGAAGTTCGATCCGACGCCCGTCATTACACACCGGTTTCCGCTCGAACAACACGCTGAAGCGATCCGCGTGATCAAGAGTGGGGAAGCGGGGAAAGTGGTCTTCGAGATTTCCTAG
- a CDS encoding glycine C-acetyltransferase: protein MEGAIAQLKADGVYKRLNYLESPQAAHVRMEGRGEVLILSSNNYLGLCAEPSVVQAGVDGLHAYGAGTGSVRFICGTFAVHRELEAALARFVGTPAALSYVSCWNANEGLTATIAEEGDFVVSDALNHASIIDSIRLAKTITKCTTGVYKHSDLDDLREKLAANKGARRRIIWTDGVFSMEGSIAKLPDILQIAREHDAIVVVDDSHSTGVLGATGRGTAEHFGVLGEVDVITSTLGKALGGAAGGFVAANAALCDMLTQRSRPQLFSNALPPTVAASALASVQFLETHPERVQKLRDNALYFRQAIVEAGFNPLPGDTPIVPIIIGETAHAIRMSEMLLDEGIFVTGFGFPVVPHGTARLRCQISAAHTKDDLDYAVRAIAGVARRVGLMK, encoded by the coding sequence ATGGAAGGCGCCATCGCGCAGTTGAAGGCGGATGGCGTCTACAAGCGACTGAACTACCTCGAGTCGCCGCAGGCGGCGCACGTCCGGATGGAAGGGCGCGGCGAGGTGCTGATCCTCTCGTCCAACAACTATCTCGGACTGTGCGCCGAACCCTCGGTGGTGCAGGCGGGCGTCGACGGCCTGCACGCGTACGGCGCCGGCACGGGGAGCGTGCGCTTCATCTGCGGCACGTTCGCGGTGCATCGTGAGCTCGAGGCGGCGCTGGCGCGCTTTGTGGGGACGCCCGCCGCGCTGTCGTACGTGAGCTGCTGGAACGCCAACGAGGGGCTGACGGCAACGATCGCCGAGGAAGGGGACTTTGTCGTGAGCGACGCGCTGAATCATGCGTCGATCATCGACTCCATCCGCCTCGCGAAGACCATCACGAAGTGCACCACCGGCGTGTACAAGCACTCCGACCTGGACGACCTCCGCGAGAAGCTGGCGGCCAACAAGGGCGCGCGCCGGCGCATCATCTGGACGGACGGCGTCTTCTCGATGGAAGGGAGCATCGCGAAGCTCCCCGACATCTTGCAGATCGCCCGGGAGCACGACGCCATCGTGGTGGTGGACGACTCGCACTCGACGGGCGTGCTGGGCGCCACGGGGCGCGGCACGGCGGAGCATTTCGGCGTGCTGGGCGAAGTGGACGTCATCACGTCGACGCTGGGGAAGGCGCTCGGCGGCGCGGCGGGCGGCTTCGTGGCGGCGAACGCCGCGTTGTGCGACATGCTCACCCAGCGCTCGCGTCCGCAGCTCTTTTCCAATGCCCTGCCGCCAACCGTGGCGGCCAGCGCGCTGGCGTCGGTGCAGTTCCTGGAGACGCATCCGGAGCGCGTGCAGAAGCTGCGCGACAACGCGCTGTACTTCCGGCAGGCGATCGTCGAGGCCGGGTTCAATCCCCTGCCCGGGGACACGCCGATCGTGCCGATCATCATCGGCGAGACGGCGCACGCCATCCGGATGAGCGAGATGCTGCTGGACGAGGGGATCTTCGTGACGGGGTTCGGCTTCCCGGTGGTGCCGCACGGGACGGCGCGCCTGCGCTGCCAGATTTCGGCGGCGCACACGAAGGACGACCTGGATTATGCGGTGCGCGCCATTGCGGGCGTGGCGCGTCGTGTGGGGCTGATGAAGTAA
- a CDS encoding DNA-3-methyladenine glycosylase → MRRARTGPPENAAPHVGARRLSLRALPRAFYARDTEVVARDLIGRVLECTRDGVTVRGIISETEAYLGEHDPACHAAVGRTARTAGLYGPPGTAYVYFIYGMYWCVNAVTRAEGLPSAVLIRGTLPVAGLDAMRARRRGRRRGGTIADHALADGPGKLCVAFGIDGPAHHGADLVRGSALRILHGTPVSDAEVEVTPRIGITKAREWPLRWVLRSVAGR, encoded by the coding sequence GTGCGGCGCGCACGCACCGGCCCGCCCGAGAACGCCGCGCCCCACGTCGGGGCGCGGCGTCTCTCGTTGCGCGCACTCCCGCGCGCCTTCTACGCGCGTGACACCGAGGTCGTGGCCCGCGACCTGATTGGCCGCGTCCTCGAGTGCACCCGCGACGGCGTGACCGTCCGCGGCATCATCAGCGAGACCGAGGCGTATCTGGGCGAGCACGACCCGGCCTGCCACGCGGCCGTCGGTCGCACCGCGCGCACCGCGGGGCTTTACGGACCGCCCGGTACGGCCTACGTCTACTTCATCTACGGCATGTACTGGTGCGTGAACGCGGTCACGCGCGCCGAAGGCTTGCCGAGCGCGGTGCTCATTCGCGGCACGCTTCCCGTCGCCGGATTGGACGCCATGCGGGCGCGACGGCGCGGTCGGCGTCGCGGCGGCACGATTGCCGACCATGCGCTCGCCGACGGGCCAGGCAAGCTGTGCGTCGCATTCGGCATCGACGGCCCCGCGCATCACGGTGCCGACCTCGTGCGGGGCAGCGCGCTGCGCATCCTCCACGGGACGCCCGTCTCTGATGCCGAGGTCGAAGTGACGCCCCGCATCGGCATCACCAAGGCCAGGGAGTGGCCGCTGCGGTGGGTGCTGCGATCTGTTGCGGGAAGGTGA
- a CDS encoding NYN domain-containing protein: MHKPHLRGAPLRAPVAPLHRGPQAAAHAAAGLTAPHAAPNAALLIDFDNVTMGIRSDLQTELRNLLSSDIISGKVAVQRAYADWRRYPQYIVPLSESSIDLIFAPAYGSSKKNATDIRLAVDAIELVFTRPEIGTYILLSGDSDFSSLVLKLKEYGKYVIGVGIRESSSDLLVQNCDEYYSYNALAGLVKASDEATAQKWDPWELVTEAITRMSKNGDVMRSDRLKQVMQEIDPTFDEKNLGMSKFSRFCQEASHKGLILLTKLENGQLEVALPSMPRKDAPKAAEAAPAAVVSRDEEEGRGRRGRRGGRGRGRDRDSKGGEPRPDATAETAAPAAAAVAAPSVAPVSAPATPAHAPAAPHPRHERKHATPAIDATVGVAGVRLTRDEAFSLVRRAVEALAKGDASVMAEAVRVKAREFLGRDSESLSDRNFTRILRDTHDAGVVDVRRRGDSFEVSRVEGVVSVADQLTAAEAQAKADAPAAPAAAPAPRGVGAGRGLPAKGARAAKVPPSLLLLGVVDDTPAQPVVAAVAAETPAAAAPKKGRGGRKPVAKAEPKAELKAELKAKAEPAAAEAAPKAKGARKPRAKKA, translated from the coding sequence ATGCACAAACCTCACCTCCGGGGCGCTCCGCTCCGTGCTCCTGTCGCTCCGCTGCACCGCGGACCGCAGGCCGCGGCGCACGCCGCCGCCGGCCTCACCGCGCCGCACGCCGCGCCCAACGCGGCCCTGCTCATCGACTTTGACAATGTCACGATGGGCATCCGGTCCGACCTCCAGACCGAACTCCGCAACCTGCTCTCGTCGGACATCATCAGCGGCAAGGTCGCGGTCCAGCGCGCCTACGCCGACTGGCGACGCTATCCGCAGTACATCGTGCCGCTGTCGGAATCGTCCATCGACCTGATCTTCGCCCCGGCCTATGGCTCGTCCAAGAAGAACGCCACGGATATCCGCCTTGCGGTGGATGCCATCGAGCTCGTCTTCACCCGCCCGGAGATCGGCACGTACATCCTGCTGTCCGGCGACTCCGACTTCTCGTCGCTCGTGCTCAAGCTCAAGGAGTACGGCAAGTACGTCATCGGCGTCGGCATCCGCGAGTCGTCGAGCGACCTGCTCGTGCAGAACTGCGACGAGTACTACAGCTACAACGCGCTCGCCGGCCTCGTGAAGGCGAGCGATGAGGCCACCGCGCAGAAGTGGGATCCCTGGGAGCTGGTCACCGAGGCGATCACGCGGATGTCGAAGAACGGCGACGTCATGCGCTCCGACCGGCTCAAGCAGGTCATGCAGGAAATCGACCCGACCTTCGACGAGAAGAACCTCGGCATGTCGAAGTTCTCCCGCTTCTGCCAGGAGGCCTCGCACAAGGGGCTGATCCTGCTGACGAAGCTCGAGAATGGCCAGCTCGAGGTGGCGCTGCCGTCGATGCCGCGCAAGGACGCGCCCAAGGCGGCCGAAGCGGCGCCGGCGGCCGTCGTGTCGCGCGACGAGGAAGAAGGGCGCGGTCGTCGCGGCCGTCGTGGCGGTCGCGGCCGTGGCCGCGATCGCGACAGCAAGGGTGGTGAGCCGCGTCCGGACGCGACGGCTGAAACCGCTGCCCCGGCCGCTGCCGCCGTCGCGGCGCCGAGTGTGGCGCCTGTCAGCGCGCCGGCGACGCCAGCCCACGCGCCCGCCGCGCCGCATCCGCGGCACGAGCGCAAGCACGCCACGCCGGCCATCGATGCGACCGTTGGAGTCGCTGGCGTCCGCCTGACCCGCGACGAGGCCTTCTCGCTCGTGCGTCGGGCCGTCGAGGCGCTTGCCAAGGGCGACGCCTCGGTCATGGCCGAAGCCGTGCGGGTGAAGGCGCGTGAGTTCCTGGGCCGCGACAGCGAGTCGCTCAGCGATCGGAACTTCACGCGCATCCTGCGTGACACGCACGATGCAGGGGTGGTGGACGTGCGCCGCCGCGGCGACTCGTTCGAAGTCTCGCGCGTCGAGGGCGTTGTCAGCGTCGCGGATCAACTGACCGCGGCGGAGGCGCAGGCCAAGGCCGACGCGCCGGCCGCTCCGGCCGCCGCTCCGGCCCCGCGCGGTGTCGGCGCGGGACGCGGGCTGCCGGCCAAGGGCGCGCGCGCGGCGAAGGTGCCGCCGTCGCTCCTCCTCCTCGGCGTCGTCGATGACACACCGGCCCAGCCGGTGGTCGCGGCCGTTGCCGCGGAGACGCCGGCCGCTGCCGCGCCCAAGAAGGGACGCGGTGGGCGGAAGCCTGTCGCCAAGGCGGAGCCGAAGGCGGAACTGAAGGCGGAACTGAAGGCGAAGGCCGAGCCAGCCGCGGCTGAGGCTGCCCCGAAGGCCAAGGGCGCCCGCAAGCCGCGCGCCAAGAAGGCCTAG
- a CDS encoding ATP-binding protein produces MILALFALVPSVVLTAAWGGATMRVLPRMSGAAAWDSAAASGSSAVQLALQTPGSAEARAALERHQLELSSSVIQARRFEYLARQTGPALLAIGLMLLALLTYLASRGAGHLSRQLSRPLDELVGWTERIAHGEPLPAHGGQRGAPEFGVLRDRMREMADELQRGRAAAIAAERLEAFRESARQVAHELKNPLTPIRFAIARLRRDAPAELQETLDVLSTESERLEAMARSFSQFGRLPEGPMAALDLGDIAREAARTSVPESMTLAIETEERLPLVQGQHDALHRAFANVLLNAVEASNASGRLDVRVGRRGAQVVAAVRDHGCGIASERLPRIWDPYMTDKTAGTGLGLAIVKQTVMAHGGHVEADSAIGEGTEIRMVFPAMGEP; encoded by the coding sequence GTGATCCTGGCGCTTTTCGCGCTGGTGCCGTCGGTCGTACTGACGGCGGCATGGGGCGGGGCCACGATGCGCGTGCTGCCGCGCATGAGCGGGGCGGCGGCGTGGGACAGCGCGGCCGCTTCCGGCTCCAGCGCGGTACAACTGGCCTTGCAGACCCCCGGATCGGCCGAGGCGCGGGCGGCGCTGGAGCGGCACCAGCTGGAACTCTCGAGCTCGGTCATTCAGGCCCGGCGCTTTGAGTACCTGGCGCGCCAGACCGGGCCGGCGTTGCTGGCGATCGGACTCATGCTGCTGGCGTTGCTCACCTATCTCGCGTCGCGCGGGGCCGGTCATCTGAGCCGGCAACTGAGCCGGCCGCTCGACGAACTCGTCGGCTGGACGGAACGAATCGCGCATGGAGAACCGCTGCCGGCGCACGGGGGACAGCGCGGCGCGCCGGAGTTCGGGGTGCTGCGCGACCGGATGCGCGAGATGGCTGACGAACTGCAGCGCGGACGGGCGGCGGCGATTGCGGCAGAGCGCCTCGAGGCCTTCCGCGAGTCGGCGCGCCAGGTGGCGCACGAACTGAAGAACCCGCTCACGCCCATCCGATTCGCGATCGCTCGCCTGCGGCGCGACGCGCCCGCGGAACTCCAGGAAACGCTCGATGTCCTTTCGACCGAGAGCGAGCGGCTGGAGGCGATGGCGCGGAGCTTCAGCCAGTTCGGCCGCTTGCCCGAAGGCCCGATGGCGGCGCTCGACCTCGGCGACATTGCGCGTGAGGCGGCGCGGACCAGCGTGCCGGAGTCGATGACGCTCGCCATCGAAACCGAGGAGCGCCTGCCGCTCGTACAGGGGCAGCACGATGCCCTGCACCGCGCGTTCGCCAACGTGCTGCTGAATGCGGTGGAGGCCAGCAACGCGTCGGGCCGGCTGGACGTGCGGGTCGGGCGGCGGGGCGCGCAGGTGGTGGCCGCGGTGCGCGATCACGGGTGTGGCATCGCGTCGGAGCGCCTGCCGCGCATCTGGGACCCGTACATGACGGACAAGACGGCGGGCACCGGACTGGGGCTGGCGATCGTGAAGCAGACAGTAATGGCGCACGGCGGACACGTGGAAGCCGACAGCGCCATTGGCGAAGGAACCGAAATCCGCATGGTCTTCCCGGCCATGGGTGAACCCTGA
- a CDS encoding sigma-54 dependent transcriptional regulator — translation MPSVLIIDDEPNIRRMVGALLEAEGFEVRDASDGQAGIARALDWEPDLVLLDLMMPGTLDGMATLEQLRERFPELPVVMMSGRAGLADAVKATRLGAVNFLEKPLTPEGVLLALAGALELRMARRERSALRADLGLAGELVGESGALRTVREMIARVAPTDARVLITGESGTGKELVAAAIHAESARREKPFVRVNCAAIPRDLVESEMFGHERGAFTGASERRLGRFELAHTGTLFLDEVGDLGPEAQSKLLRAIEAREIERVGGGRSIKVDVRILAATNRDLERAVREGHFREDLYFRLNVIPLPIPPLRERPDDVPALVRHFAALQRRRSAQPMPIWTAESIAALSRYRWPGNVRELANIIERLSILHAGKPIGESEVQGVLPLVPLSAPSLPDLVQPELTLSDALDEYEKLLITRALSAASGVVAEAARRLRTDRPNLYRRMRRLGLQPENGE, via the coding sequence ATGCCGTCCGTCCTGATCATCGACGACGAGCCCAACATCCGCCGGATGGTGGGTGCCTTGCTCGAGGCCGAGGGCTTCGAGGTGCGGGACGCCAGCGACGGGCAGGCGGGGATCGCACGCGCGCTCGACTGGGAGCCCGACCTCGTGCTCCTCGACCTGATGATGCCGGGGACGCTCGACGGCATGGCGACGCTCGAGCAGCTGCGCGAGCGGTTTCCCGAGCTCCCGGTGGTGATGATGAGCGGCCGCGCGGGGCTGGCCGACGCGGTGAAGGCGACGCGACTGGGCGCGGTGAACTTCCTCGAGAAGCCGCTCACGCCGGAGGGCGTGCTGCTGGCGCTCGCCGGCGCGCTCGAGCTGCGCATGGCGCGCCGGGAGCGGAGCGCCCTGCGCGCCGATCTCGGCCTCGCGGGCGAGCTGGTCGGCGAGAGCGGCGCCCTTCGCACGGTGCGGGAGATGATCGCGCGCGTCGCCCCCACCGATGCCCGGGTGCTGATCACGGGCGAGTCGGGAACCGGCAAGGAGCTCGTGGCGGCGGCGATCCATGCCGAGAGCGCGCGGCGCGAGAAGCCGTTCGTCCGCGTGAACTGCGCCGCCATCCCGCGCGACCTCGTGGAGAGCGAGATGTTCGGCCACGAGCGCGGCGCCTTCACCGGCGCGAGCGAACGGCGGCTCGGCCGCTTTGAGCTGGCGCATACGGGGACGCTCTTTCTCGACGAAGTCGGCGACCTTGGCCCGGAGGCGCAGTCGAAGCTGCTCCGCGCCATCGAGGCGCGCGAAATCGAGCGCGTGGGCGGCGGGCGGTCGATCAAGGTGGACGTGCGCATTCTCGCGGCGACGAACCGCGACCTGGAGCGCGCGGTGCGGGAGGGACACTTCCGCGAGGACCTGTATTTCCGCCTCAACGTGATCCCGCTGCCGATCCCGCCGCTGCGCGAGCGCCCGGATGATGTGCCGGCCCTGGTGCGGCACTTTGCCGCGCTGCAGCGCCGGCGTTCGGCGCAGCCGATGCCGATCTGGACCGCTGAGTCGATCGCGGCGCTGTCGCGTTACCGCTGGCCCGGCAACGTGCGGGAGCTGGCCAACATCATCGAGCGCCTGAGCATCCTGCACGCCGGCAAGCCGATCGGCGAGAGCGAGGTGCAGGGCGTCCTGCCGCTCGTTCCACTGTCGGCGCCGTCGCTTCCGGACCTCGTGCAACCGGAGCTTACGCTGAGCGACGCGCTCGACGAATACGAGAAGCTGCTCATCACGCGGGCGCTCTCCGCGGCGAGCGGCGTCGTGGCCGAGGCCGCGCGGCGCCTTCGCACCGACCGCCCCAACCTCTACCGGCGCATGCGGCGTCTTGGCCTTCAGCCCGAGAATGGCGAGTGA